The DNA segment TTAACTAATGTATCTCGAGCAGATacaattctaatattattatgtacaATAAATGACCAGACTAatggaatataatttttagcTGAATTTATTAACCATTCTAGACTTGCATTTGTCACAATAACTAATTTTCCTTGTGTTAAACATAAACTTAATGTATTTATAACAACATtacttaatttattaaataattgaCGAATATGTTTTGGAATCATATCAAATAATCCTAGTTTCATTTTTACTGTTATCCAACTTGTTGGTAATATTGTATCATCATAATCAAAaacaattaattttttataaatatattgtttattttttattaatttattttctttcatatttttattttcaatatatttattatcatttcttaatttataatttattgtatcattgttcatattatatacttcATTTTTGTCActtattttgtcatttttattatttaaaaaactCCAATTATTTATGCTCATTCGATTGTCTTGGTTATTTTTATCTGTTTTCTTTTCTAAACGGgttttatcatttttgcTCCTCAAATTTGTTTCATTATTGTCGTTACGTTTTCTAAAATATTCAACCCTTTTACTATggttattcattttatttattcctaCCAGATTAGTGTAATTATTCATGTTATggtgaaataataaatcatatTCATTTTGCACTTTATTTAGTTCATCTATATCAGTTTCTTTTGTCTGGATAGTATAATTGCTCTTTTTTCCAAAAGGGTaaaaactttttatttttttcattgttttttcactttttttcgCTTTTTTTTCGCTTTTTTTCGCTCCCTTTTTACCTGATTTGTTCTATATCGTTGTGTAGCTATTTAGGCCGTATGCATACATGTGATAAAATGAACTAAATATACTTCACCAAATTTGTATACGCATGAACATCTCTTGTAATCTGTCTACCTTTCTCGCTTTATCGTATTTGAATTGTGATGAATTATTTCTACacaataaaatgtatatatatatatatatgcatacccATAAATTGATTATAAAACAACAAAtactataaaaaatgataaattttcactttttttttttttttttttttttcaaagtTTTATGTTCGATTTTATAAAAAGTctaatatatgttttattcttattatattgtatttttttaatttggaAAAAACATAAGTCAACCAAACATATTTATGCACATAATTTGTTTgatttggaaaaaaatatataatactaaaATGTTTAAGAGGTAAAATGGGTACAAACAAAAGACAACAGccaaaacaaatattttcatataattaatcaAATTGGAAAATGggaaaattttttaaattattaaagaaaaaataatataaaaaacataaaataaataatatgaaataaaaaatatatggtgacaaaattatcaaatgataaaataacgaaaatgtttaaataaattcatttggatattttaaaagattttAAATTGGGCAAATTGTGTAGATAATATAATTTGAtttataaaagataaaatcTGTTCAGTAATCTGTGAACAGGTATGTAATGgctaatattaaaaaaaaaatatgataacaCCAATGtatacaaatattttaaatttcaatacaaaatatatatgcagcACTATACAACTAATACATCTAATAAATTTACTAGCTATTTACAACTTTTtgaacattatatattttttacatatacatataaatttttattattaaaaatggtaacaaaaattttatgaatatcttattttattaatttcgTAATTTCccaaaataaattaagaaaaaaaaaaaaaaaatgaaaaattagcacattaattaaataattattataaaaaatattactcCTGTCGCTATTTCAACTATTTCAactatttattattgttttacaatttttaagatttttattattttaaagtTTACCAAAGTTGTGTCTTTTAAAGTTTTATTAATCGTCAAATATATGAACAAGTCAGAACAATGCTATAAAAccaatgcaaaaaaaaaaaaatacaagcTATTTActgctatattttttttttttttattaattttatagcTAACTGTCCAAATAAGCATGCACGTATGCATAAATTTACAACagtaaattaatataatttttttataattaatttaaaaaaaacatgattATCACACATATCTtcttcatatataaaaaagacaaaaaaaaaaaatatagagaaATGCTTAAGATTTTGACATCACCCTAAAAAggagtttaatgatatatttatgcGTTTAGttcatatatacatttatcaTTGTACatgttgtatatatttgatttaaaatttttgtgtatatttatacatgTATACCACAtttatgaaaatgataatgaaaGTGTAAACATTATATTCCAAACcgattaaaatatatacattttaaaaaaaatatctctATGTTTGTGTATctaaattaatattgaacTTATTTAAATACAccaatttatttgtattactACAAATGATAAATGCTCAATTTTAGACTTATCGTATGATAATACTACTTTTATTCTCTCCTTGAAATAATTTGTAAACTAGCTATTTTGTACATgcgtttttttaatattaattttcttgaaa comes from the Plasmodium yoelii strain 17X genome assembly, chromosome: 6 genome and includes:
- a CDS encoding HAD domain ookinete protein, putative; protein product: MKKIKSFYPFGKKSNYTIQTKETDIDELNKVQNEYDLLFHHNMNNYTNLVGINKMNNHSKRVEYFRKRNDNNETNLRSKNDKTRLEKKTDKNNQDNRMSINNWSFLNNKNDKISDKNEVYNMNNDTINYKLRNDNKYIENKNMKENKLIKNKQYIYKKLIVFDYDDTILPTSWITVKMKLGLFDMIPKHIRQLFNKLSNVVINTLSLCLTQGKLVIVTNASLEWLINSAKNYIPLVWSFIVHNNIRIVSARDTLVNTFVDPKDWKKVIFHQIINELLSPYLYNTSFICFIYSVGDGNDERNACFFISQLNQYSSCIFKSLKFLPEPTCQKLIAEHELFSYFMNGTNNSPKMWNYNVPESPPFPINFKDRNSVKNL